A genomic segment from Triticum dicoccoides isolate Atlit2015 ecotype Zavitan chromosome 1A, WEW_v2.0, whole genome shotgun sequence encodes:
- the LOC119359630 gene encoding gamma-gliadin-like codes for MKTFLIFVLLAMAMSIVTAARQLNPSEQELQSPQQLYPQQPYPQQPYPPQQPFPTPQQYFPHQSQQPFPPPQQPFPQPQQATPLQPQQPFPQQPKQPQQAFPQPQQQFALQPQQQFPQLQQPQQSFPQQPQRPQPFPQQPEQIISQQPQQPFLLQPQQPFPQQPEQIISQQPQQLFSQSQQPFPQQPQQPFPLQPQQPFPQQPANAPLVALWLGHGGRKCSIRCGECWN; via the coding sequence ATGAAGACCTTCCTCATCTTCGTCCTCCTTGCCATGGCGATGAGCATCGTCACTGCTGCTAGGCAGCTAAACCCTAGCGAGCAAGAGTTGCAATCACCACAACAATTATATCCGCAGCAACCATATCCACAGCAACCATATCCACCACAACAACCATTTCCCACACCCCAACAATATTTTCCCCATCAATCACAACAACCATTTCCCCCACCACAACAACCATTTCCCCAACCCCAACAAGCAACTCCCCTACAACCACAACAACCATTCCCCCAGCAACCCAAACAACCACAACAAGCTTTTCCCCAACCCCAACAACAATTTGCCTTGCAACCACAACAACAATTTCCCCAGCTCCAACAACCACAACAATCATTCCCACAACAACCCCAGAGACCACAGCCATTCCCCCAACAACCAGAACAAATAATTTCACAGCAACCACAGCAACCATTCCTCCTGCAACCGCAACAACCATTCCCCCAGCAACCAGAACAAATAATATCCCAGCAACCCCAACAACTATTTTCCCAGTCACAACAACCATTTCCCCAGCAACCCCAACAACCATTTCCCCTGCAACCGCAACAACCATTTCCCCAACAACCAGCAAATGCTCCACTGGTTGCGCTATGGCTGGGACACGGTGGTCGCAAATGCTCCATCCGGTGTGGGGAATGCTGGAACTAG
- the LOC119359618 gene encoding gamma-gliadin-like, whose translation MKSFLIFVLLAMVMSIVTAARQLNPSEQELQSPQQLYPQQSYPQQPYPPQQPFPTPQQYFPHQSQQPFSPPQQPFPQPQQATPLQPQQPFPQQPKQPQQAFPQPQQQFALQPQQQFPQLQQPQQSFPQQPQRPQPFPQQPEQIISQQPQQPFLLQPQQPFPQQPEQIISQQPQQLFSQSQQPFPQQPQQPFPLQPQQPFPQQPAQIISQQPQQPSPLQPQQLFLRQPQQSFLQQPKQLFPQPQQVVQIIPQQPQQPFSQSRQPFPQQPQQPFPLQPQQPFPQQSAQIIPQQPQQPFPLQPQQSFLRQSQQPFLQQPQQPSPQPQQVVQIIPQQPQQPFPLQTNQPQQPYPQQQPSGVMV comes from the exons ATGAAGTCCTTCCTCATCTTCGTCCTCCTTGCCATGGTGATGAGCATCGTCACTGCTGCTAGGCAGCTAAACCCTAGCGAGCAAGAGTTGCAATCACCACAACAATTATATCCGCAGCAATCATATCCACAGCAACCATATCCACCACAACAACCATTTCCCACACCCCAACAATATTTTCCCCATCAATCACAACAACCATTTTCCCCACCACAACAACCATTTCCCCAACCCCAACAAGCAACTCCCCTACAACCACAACAACCATTCCCCCAGCAACCCAAACAACCACAACAAGCTTTTCCCCAACCCCAACAACAATTTGCCTTGCAACCACAACAACAATTTCCCCAGCTCCAACAACCACAACAATCATTCCCACAACAACCCCAGAGACCACAGCCATTCCCCCAACAACCAGAACAAATAATTTCACAGCAACCACAACAACCATTCCTCCTGCAACCGCAACAACCATTCCCCCAGCAACCAGAACAAATAATATCCCAGCAACCCCAACAACTATTTTCCCAGTCACAACAACCATTTCCCCAGCAACCCCAACAACCATTTCCCCTGCAACCGCAACAACCATTTCCCCAACAACCAGCACAAATAATTTCTCAGCAACCTCAACAACCATCCCCTCTGCAACCACAACAACTGTTCCTCCGGCAACCACAACAATCATTCCTCCAACAACCAAAACAACTATTTCCCCAACCGCAACAAGTAGT ACAAATAAT TCCCCAGCAACCCCAACAACCATTTTCCCAGTCACGACAACCATTTCCCCAGCAACCCCAACAACCATTCCCGCTGCAACCGCAACAACCATTTCCCCAGCAATCAGCACAAATAATTCCTCAGCAACCCCAACAACCATTCCCTCTACAACCACAACAATCGTTCCTTCGGCAATCACAACAACCGTTCCTCCAGCAACCACAACAACCATCTCCCCAACCCCAACAAGTAGTACAAATAATTCCCCAGCAACCCCAACAACCATTCCCTCTGCAGACAAACCAACCTCAGCAACCTTATCCACAACAGCAACCATCAGGAGTAATGGTATAG